The Coriobacteriia bacterium genome window below encodes:
- a CDS encoding DNA-directed RNA polymerase subunit beta', with translation MLDVDVNNFDRLRIGLASSEQIRQWSRGEVKKPETINYRTLKPEKDGLFCEKIFGPTKDWECYCGKYKRVRFKGIVCERCGVEVTRAKVRRERMGHIELAAPVSHIWYFKGVPSRMGYLLDIAPKDLEKVLYFASSIITSVNLENREADLPMLKDELTADIEQLDAEMREELEEVVAERDRLIAVARGEAEPEEGDDLDDETPTEDRIKKVVRDAERDIKDIEEEYADRKALFQEAFDTFVKLSVKSLINDETLYREMKLRFGDYFRGGMGAEAVKDLLADLNLGELALVLREQIRDGKGQKRQKAIKRLKVVDALLRSKNRAEWMILDAVPVIPPDLRPMVQLDGGRFATSDLNDLYRRVINRNNRLKRLLDLGAPEIIVNNEKRMLQEAVDALFDNGRRGRPVTGPGNRPLKSLSDMLKGKQGRFRQNLLGKRVDYSGRSVIVVGPELKLHQCGLPKAMALELFKPFVMKRLVDLDHAQNIKSAKRMVDRQKGVVWDVLEEVIRDHPVMLNRAPTLHRLGIQAFEPILVEGKAIRIHPLVCTAFNADFDGDQMAVHLPLSAEAQAEARILMLSTNNVKSPAHGRPLTTPTQDMVIGLYYLTADRAGVPGEGRAFFSMDEALLAYDARSDLDLQAKIFVRLHEDLRVQPKPDVFEEKKAGERIETTVGRITFNRSLPDDYPFINYEVGKKGISRIVEDCSVLYSTTRMGMILDELKRLGFHYATRAGVTVSVYDAMIPEDKPEILGRADALVLKVEEQYDTGLITREERHRQIVDVWTRATDEVGDSMAASFDKFNPIYMMAYSGARGNIKQIRQLAGMRGLMANPKGDIIDRPIKANFREGLTVLEYFISTHGARKGLADTALRTADSGYLTRRLVDVAQDVIVRESDCGTDEGVALPVLKDDGAVDHNLVGRCLLEPVVNPATGEVLLDAGEYIGHDNQVRMFADAGVHTVVARTVMTCHAKFGICQACYGWDLASSRPVDIGTAVGIIAAQSIGEPGTQLTMRTFHTGGVAGEDITHGLPRVTELFEARKPKGQAVLAEAGGRLSIEDQDKTRKLTIIDEQGEERIYTVSRRATLLPGTSDGAMIEMGQQLTKGSVNPHDLLHLKGPNETLRYIVEQVQDVYRSQGVDINDKHIEVISRQMLRKVSVTEPGDTDFLPGQLVERLEFAAANNTVVAGGGEPGSGHPTLLGITKASLATESYLSAASFQETTRVLTDAAIAGKEDNLLGLKENVIIGKLIPAATGMKRYRSVKLTYKGQNIEAESAAAEGPLPDWAPEELREIEALLPAIPEPSMLSDEDFESAFADFDLEDADIDVAAFAGITFDPNADTSAASIRLLAKRDPSAVALGDIGVSTRWVNKFAEAGVETLADLRGKTEDDLLSLPGIGQRAVDEVRDGLEANGLSLLG, from the coding sequence TTGCTCGACGTCGACGTCAATAACTTTGACCGGCTTCGCATAGGGCTTGCGAGCTCGGAACAGATTCGCCAATGGTCACGCGGTGAGGTTAAGAAGCCGGAGACCATCAACTACCGCACGCTCAAACCCGAGAAGGACGGACTCTTCTGCGAGAAGATCTTCGGTCCGACGAAGGACTGGGAGTGCTACTGCGGCAAGTACAAGCGCGTGCGCTTCAAGGGCATCGTGTGCGAGCGCTGCGGCGTCGAGGTCACTCGCGCCAAAGTTCGCCGCGAACGCATGGGGCACATCGAGCTTGCCGCGCCCGTCAGTCATATCTGGTACTTCAAGGGTGTACCGTCGCGCATGGGTTACCTGCTCGACATCGCACCCAAGGATCTGGAGAAGGTGCTCTACTTCGCGAGCTCCATCATCACCTCGGTGAACCTGGAGAACCGCGAGGCCGACCTTCCGATGCTGAAAGACGAGCTCACTGCCGACATTGAACAGCTTGACGCCGAGATGCGTGAAGAGCTGGAAGAGGTCGTCGCCGAGCGCGATCGTCTCATCGCTGTCGCGCGAGGAGAGGCCGAGCCCGAAGAGGGCGACGATCTCGATGATGAGACGCCGACAGAAGACCGCATCAAGAAGGTCGTGCGTGACGCCGAGCGCGATATCAAAGACATCGAAGAGGAGTACGCCGACCGCAAGGCGCTGTTCCAGGAAGCTTTCGATACGTTCGTGAAGTTGTCCGTCAAGTCGCTCATCAACGATGAGACCCTGTATCGCGAGATGAAGTTGCGCTTTGGCGACTACTTCCGCGGAGGAATGGGCGCCGAGGCCGTCAAGGACCTTCTCGCCGACCTGAACCTCGGCGAGCTTGCTCTTGTACTCCGCGAGCAGATTAGGGACGGTAAGGGACAGAAGCGCCAGAAGGCGATCAAGCGCCTGAAAGTCGTGGATGCCCTGCTGCGTTCCAAGAACCGCGCCGAGTGGATGATCTTGGACGCCGTGCCTGTCATTCCGCCGGATCTGCGTCCGATGGTCCAACTCGATGGCGGGCGTTTCGCCACGAGCGACTTAAACGACCTGTATCGCAGAGTGATCAACCGCAACAACCGTCTGAAGAGGCTTCTGGATCTCGGCGCGCCTGAGATTATCGTGAACAACGAGAAGCGTATGCTTCAGGAGGCTGTCGATGCCCTGTTCGACAACGGCCGTCGAGGCCGCCCTGTCACGGGTCCCGGCAACAGGCCTCTGAAGTCGCTTTCCGACATGCTCAAGGGCAAGCAGGGACGCTTCCGCCAGAACCTTCTCGGCAAGCGCGTCGACTACTCAGGGCGTTCGGTCATTGTCGTCGGACCTGAGCTGAAGCTGCACCAGTGCGGCCTGCCGAAAGCCATGGCGCTTGAACTCTTCAAGCCGTTCGTGATGAAGCGCTTGGTCGATCTCGACCACGCGCAGAACATCAAGAGCGCCAAGCGCATGGTCGATCGCCAGAAGGGTGTCGTTTGGGACGTGTTGGAAGAGGTCATTCGCGACCATCCGGTCATGCTCAACCGCGCGCCCACCCTGCACCGCCTCGGCATACAGGCGTTCGAACCGATTCTGGTCGAAGGCAAGGCCATCAGGATCCATCCGCTCGTATGTACGGCTTTCAACGCCGACTTCGACGGCGACCAGATGGCTGTGCACCTGCCCCTGTCTGCAGAAGCGCAGGCAGAGGCTCGCATCCTGATGCTTTCAACCAACAACGTGAAATCGCCGGCCCACGGACGTCCGTTGACGACGCCGACGCAGGACATGGTCATCGGCCTGTACTACTTGACGGCCGATCGCGCCGGCGTGCCCGGCGAAGGGCGCGCGTTCTTCAGCATGGATGAGGCGCTGCTTGCTTACGACGCCAGAAGTGACCTAGATCTTCAGGCTAAGATCTTTGTGCGCCTGCATGAGGACCTTCGCGTCCAGCCCAAGCCTGACGTGTTCGAAGAGAAGAAGGCCGGAGAGCGCATTGAGACGACGGTTGGGCGTATCACGTTCAACAGGTCGCTTCCTGACGACTACCCCTTCATCAACTATGAAGTGGGCAAAAAGGGCATCAGCCGCATCGTCGAGGACTGCTCGGTTCTCTACTCTACGACCCGCATGGGCATGATTCTGGACGAGCTCAAGCGCCTGGGCTTCCACTACGCCACGCGCGCAGGCGTTACTGTGTCGGTATACGACGCGATGATCCCAGAGGACAAACCGGAGATTCTCGGCCGCGCGGATGCGCTTGTGCTCAAAGTGGAGGAGCAGTACGACACTGGTCTTATCACGCGTGAGGAACGGCACCGCCAGATCGTTGACGTGTGGACCCGTGCGACCGATGAGGTCGGCGATTCGATGGCGGCGAGCTTCGACAAGTTCAACCCCATCTACATGATGGCGTACTCGGGCGCACGAGGTAACATCAAGCAGATCCGTCAGCTGGCCGGCATGCGAGGCCTGATGGCGAACCCGAAGGGTGACATCATCGACCGCCCGATCAAGGCGAACTTCCGAGAAGGCCTCACGGTTCTCGAGTACTTCATTTCGACCCATGGAGCTCGTAAGGGCCTCGCCGACACCGCCCTGCGTACGGCAGACTCGGGCTATCTGACGCGCCGTCTTGTCGACGTTGCTCAGGACGTTATCGTCCGTGAGTCGGACTGCGGCACAGACGAAGGCGTTGCGCTGCCGGTTCTCAAGGACGACGGTGCTGTCGACCACAATCTTGTCGGCAGGTGTCTGCTCGAGCCGGTCGTGAACCCAGCGACAGGCGAGGTGCTTCTCGACGCCGGCGAATACATCGGCCATGACAACCAGGTTCGTATGTTCGCCGATGCAGGCGTGCATACGGTTGTCGCGCGCACGGTGATGACCTGCCATGCGAAGTTTGGCATCTGCCAAGCATGCTACGGCTGGGATCTTGCGTCCTCGAGGCCTGTCGACATCGGAACCGCGGTGGGTATCATCGCTGCTCAGTCCATCGGCGAACCGGGCACTCAGCTCACCATGCGTACGTTCCACACCGGTGGAGTTGCGGGCGAGGACATCACCCACGGTCTCCCGCGTGTCACAGAACTGTTCGAGGCCCGCAAGCCGAAAGGCCAGGCAGTGCTTGCCGAGGCCGGCGGTCGGCTGTCCATCGAGGACCAAGACAAGACGCGCAAGCTCACGATCATTGACGAGCAGGGTGAGGAGCGGATCTATACCGTGTCTCGCCGTGCCACGCTGCTCCCGGGAACTTCCGATGGAGCAATGATCGAGATGGGTCAGCAGCTCACTAAGGGTTCAGTGAACCCTCACGACTTGCTGCACCTCAAGGGACCGAACGAAACCCTTCGCTACATCGTCGAGCAGGTGCAGGATGTGTACCGCTCGCAGGGTGTAGACATCAACGACAAGCATATCGAAGTCATCTCTCGGCAGATGCTGCGCAAAGTCAGCGTCACAGAGCCGGGAGACACCGACTTCCTGCCCGGTCAGCTGGTTGAGCGTCTCGAGTTTGCGGCTGCCAACAACACTGTGGTCGCCGGCGGGGGAGAGCCCGGAAGCGGGCATCCGACCTTGCTCGGCATCACCAAGGCCTCGCTTGCCACGGAGAGCTACCTGTCGGCGGCATCGTTCCAGGAGACCACCAGAGTCCTCACGGACGCAGCTATCGCGGGCAAGGAAGACAACCTGCTCGGCCTCAAGGAGAACGTCATCATCGGCAAACTCATCCCGGCTGCGACCGGCATGAAGCGCTACCGTTCGGTGAAGCTGACCTACAAAGGCCAAAACATCGAGGCGGAGAGCGCTGCTGCTGAGGGACCACTGCCTGATTGGGCGCCCGAGGAGCTCAGGGAGATCGAGGCGTTGCTCCCGGCCATACCGGAGCCGTCGATGCTTTCCGATGAGGACTTCGAGAGTGCATTTGCAGACTTCGATCTTGAGGATGCCGATATCGATGTGGCTGCGTTTGCCGGGATCACGTTTGATCCCAACGCCGATACATCAGCGGCAAGCATTCGCTTGCTTGCGAAGCGCGATCCGTCTGCGGTGGCTCTTGGCGACATCGGAGTATCGACTCGCTGGGTGAATAAGTTTGCCGAGGCCGGCGTCGAGACACTCGCCGATCTTCGTGGCAAGACGGAAGATGATTTGCTCAGCCTTCCCGGCATCGGCCAGCGGGCGGTTGACGAGGTAAGGGACGGCCTTGAAGCGAACGGACTGTCGCTGCTCGGCTAA
- a CDS encoding DNA-directed RNA polymerase subunit beta yields MPRGQGSPVVSAERRERRSFAKIPEVLEVPNLIALQRDSFKWFLEAGLRETFRDISPIEDFTGTLAVEFGVHEFGDPKYSVEECKEKDMSYQAPLFVEVRFINKDTGEIKEQQVFMGDFPLMTDRGTFVINGTERVVVSQLVRSPGVYYSEELDKTSDKIIYTAKVIPARGAWLELETDRRDIVSVRIDRKRKQPATVLLKALGIAETREEILEMFGNSEAIQHTLDRDFTETREDALIEIYKRLRPGEPPTVESARALLDGLFFNPQRYDLARVGRYKVNKKLKLTLPDEQSTLTAEDIKAAIAYLVKLWEGSSEAHIDDIDHFGNRRIRSVGELIQNQFRIGLARMERVVRERMTTQDVDEITPQSLINIRPIVASIKEFFGSSQLSQFMDQTNPVAGLTHKRRLSALGPGGLSRERAGFEVRDVHPSHYGRMCPIETPEGPNIGLIGSLATFARINPYGFIETPYRKVENGVVTDDIHYLTADEEEKHVIAQANEPFDANTGIFSNPKVLCRVMGSSGDFGEPEEKIPAEVDFMDVSPRQMVSVATALIPFLEHDDANRALMGSNMQRQAVPLLKPSAPLVGTGMEYRAAIDTGEIILTKRSGQVEIVDATSIQVRANDGSLDTYRLPKFMRSNQGTCITHRPLVTQGMTVSEGEVLADGPSTENGELALGQNLLVAFMPWEGYNYEDAIILSERVVKEDLLTSIHLEEYEVEARDTKLGPEEITREIPNVGEDVLANLDEDGIIRIGAEVFPGDVLVGKVTPKGETELTAEERLLRAIFGEKAREVRDTSLKVPHGETGRVISVHKFSRDAGDDLPPGVNELVRVSVAQKRKIQEGDKLAGRHGNKGVISKILPIEDLPFLADGTPVDIILNPLGVPSRMNIGQLLETHLGWAASVGWSDDASSNDAVQGPIPVATPVFDGARETEISDVIEAANRNLHLKHQERYGDKYFSQIVPTLSRTGKTQLFDGRTGEPFREPITVGQIYILKLLHLVDDKIHARSTGPYSLITQQPLGGKAQFGGQRFGEMEVWALYAYGAAYVLSEIMTIKSDDIVGRVKAYEAIVKGENITEPGIPESFKVLVKEMQSLCLDVEIISESGEEIELKEEDEDIFKTAEELGLDLGGGRRDDLDSVDALEELLESDVSALDIAGEFGEPDMDLTDEEE; encoded by the coding sequence GTGCCCCGCGGACAAGGTTCCCCCGTCGTCAGCGCCGAGCGGCGCGAGCGTCGCAGCTTCGCTAAGATCCCCGAAGTACTTGAGGTCCCCAATCTTATCGCGCTTCAGCGAGATAGTTTCAAGTGGTTCCTTGAGGCAGGTTTGCGCGAGACCTTCCGGGATATTTCCCCGATCGAAGACTTCACAGGCACTCTCGCAGTAGAGTTCGGTGTCCATGAATTCGGCGATCCCAAGTACTCCGTAGAGGAGTGCAAAGAAAAAGACATGTCCTATCAAGCTCCGCTTTTCGTCGAGGTCCGTTTCATCAACAAGGACACCGGCGAAATCAAGGAGCAGCAGGTCTTCATGGGCGATTTCCCGCTCATGACGGATCGCGGCACCTTTGTTATCAACGGCACCGAGCGTGTCGTTGTCTCTCAACTTGTCCGTTCGCCGGGCGTCTACTACTCCGAGGAACTCGATAAGACGAGCGACAAGATCATCTACACCGCGAAAGTGATTCCGGCCCGCGGTGCATGGCTCGAGCTTGAGACCGATCGCCGCGACATTGTTTCGGTGCGCATCGACCGCAAGCGCAAGCAGCCGGCCACGGTACTCCTCAAGGCGCTCGGCATCGCCGAGACCCGCGAGGAAATCCTCGAGATGTTCGGCAATTCCGAGGCTATCCAGCATACTCTCGATCGCGACTTCACTGAGACGCGCGAAGATGCCCTCATCGAGATCTACAAGCGTCTTCGTCCGGGTGAGCCTCCTACCGTCGAGTCCGCCCGCGCGCTGTTGGACGGGCTGTTCTTCAACCCGCAGCGCTACGATCTTGCTCGAGTCGGCCGCTATAAGGTGAACAAGAAGCTGAAGCTGACACTGCCGGACGAGCAGTCGACGCTGACCGCTGAGGACATCAAGGCTGCCATCGCCTATCTGGTAAAGCTGTGGGAAGGTTCGTCCGAGGCGCATATCGACGACATCGACCACTTCGGCAACCGTCGTATCCGCAGCGTCGGCGAGCTCATCCAGAACCAGTTCCGTATCGGTCTGGCTCGCATGGAGCGCGTTGTGCGCGAGCGCATGACCACTCAAGATGTGGATGAGATCACGCCGCAGTCACTCATCAACATCAGGCCGATCGTCGCCTCGATCAAGGAGTTCTTCGGTTCGAGCCAGCTCTCGCAGTTCATGGACCAGACCAACCCTGTTGCCGGTCTGACGCACAAGCGTCGGCTCTCCGCACTTGGGCCCGGCGGTCTGTCGCGTGAGCGTGCCGGCTTCGAAGTCCGAGATGTTCACCCGAGCCACTACGGACGCATGTGCCCCATCGAGACGCCTGAAGGTCCAAACATCGGCCTCATCGGTTCGCTGGCGACCTTCGCGCGTATCAACCCGTACGGCTTCATCGAGACTCCATACCGCAAGGTGGAAAACGGTGTCGTCACCGACGACATCCACTACCTCACCGCGGACGAGGAAGAGAAGCACGTCATCGCGCAGGCGAACGAGCCGTTCGACGCGAATACGGGCATCTTCAGCAACCCCAAGGTCCTGTGCCGCGTCATGGGATCTTCCGGCGACTTCGGCGAGCCTGAAGAGAAGATCCCCGCCGAGGTTGACTTCATGGACGTCTCGCCGCGCCAGATGGTGTCGGTTGCCACCGCCCTGATTCCGTTCCTCGAGCACGACGACGCCAACCGCGCCCTTATGGGCTCGAACATGCAGCGTCAGGCTGTGCCGCTGCTCAAGCCTTCGGCCCCGCTCGTAGGAACCGGTATGGAGTATCGTGCCGCGATCGACACGGGCGAGATCATCCTCACGAAGCGTTCGGGCCAAGTAGAGATCGTCGACGCCACCAGCATTCAGGTGCGCGCGAACGACGGTTCGCTGGATACCTACCGTCTGCCCAAGTTCATGCGTTCCAACCAGGGAACCTGCATCACCCACAGGCCGCTTGTGACCCAGGGTATGACGGTTTCCGAGGGCGAAGTGCTTGCGGACGGTCCCTCGACGGAGAATGGCGAGCTTGCGCTCGGTCAAAACCTTCTTGTCGCGTTCATGCCTTGGGAAGGCTACAACTACGAAGACGCAATCATCCTCTCAGAGCGTGTGGTCAAGGAAGACCTCCTGACCTCGATCCACCTTGAGGAGTACGAAGTCGAGGCCCGCGACACCAAGCTTGGCCCTGAAGAGATCACCCGCGAGATCCCCAACGTCGGTGAGGACGTGCTTGCCAACCTCGATGAGGACGGCATCATCCGTATCGGCGCCGAGGTGTTTCCGGGCGACGTTCTAGTCGGCAAGGTCACTCCCAAGGGAGAGACTGAGCTCACCGCCGAGGAGCGCCTGCTGCGCGCAATCTTCGGCGAGAAGGCCCGCGAGGTCCGCGACACATCGCTTAAGGTTCCGCACGGTGAAACCGGCCGTGTGATCTCTGTGCACAAGTTCAGCCGCGACGCTGGTGACGATCTGCCGCCGGGCGTCAACGAGCTTGTCCGTGTCTCCGTTGCGCAGAAGAGGAAGATCCAAGAGGGCGACAAACTTGCCGGCCGTCACGGAAACAAGGGTGTCATCTCCAAGATCCTCCCGATCGAGGATTTGCCGTTCCTTGCCGATGGGACGCCCGTCGACATTATCTTGAACCCGCTGGGCGTACCGAGCCGAATGAACATCGGGCAGTTGCTTGAGACGCACCTCGGCTGGGCCGCCAGCGTTGGATGGAGCGACGATGCGTCGTCCAATGATGCGGTCCAAGGTCCAATTCCTGTGGCCACCCCTGTGTTCGACGGTGCGCGTGAGACGGAGATCTCGGACGTAATCGAGGCAGCCAACCGTAACCTGCATCTCAAGCACCAAGAGCGCTACGGTGACAAGTACTTCTCACAGATCGTGCCGACCCTTTCGAGGACCGGCAAGACGCAGCTCTTTGACGGTCGCACGGGTGAGCCGTTCCGCGAGCCGATCACGGTGGGGCAGATCTACATTCTGAAGCTGCTGCACCTGGTCGACGACAAGATCCACGCGCGTTCGACCGGCCCGTACTCACTTATCACTCAGCAACCGCTCGGTGGTAAGGCGCAGTTCGGCGGCCAGCGTTTCGGAGAGATGGAAGTGTGGGCGCTGTACGCGTACGGCGCAGCTTACGTTCTCTCCGAGATCATGACGATCAAGTCCGACGACATTGTCGGGCGCGTGAAAGCGTACGAGGCGATCGTGAAAGGCGAGAACATCACCGAGCCGGGCATTCCGGAGTCGTTTAAGGTTCTCGTCAAGGAAATGCAGTCACTCTGTCTAGACGTTGAGATCATCTCGGAGAGCGGCGAGGAGATCGAACTCAAGGAAGAGGACGAAGACATCTTCAAGACAGCCGAGGAATTGGGACTTGATCTTGGCGGAGGCCGCCGAGACGACCTTGATTCGGTTGACGCACTCGAGGAACTTCTCGAGAGCGATGTTTCCGCACTCGATATCGCCGGCGAGTTCGGAGAGCCTGACATGGACCTGACGGACGAGGAGGAGTAA
- the rplL gene encoding 50S ribosomal protein L7/L12 — MAVSKDEIIEAIKAMPALELSELVHELEEIFGVSAAAPAAVAVAASGEEAAPVEEKDSFDVSLESFGDNKIAVIKVVRELTGLGLKEAKDAVEAAPKVVVEGAAKDKAEEAKAKLEAAGATVVLK, encoded by the coding sequence ATGGCTGTCAGCAAAGACGAAATCATTGAGGCAATTAAGGCGATGCCCGCGCTTGAGCTCTCCGAGCTCGTGCATGAGCTCGAGGAGATCTTCGGCGTGTCCGCCGCCGCTCCGGCCGCTGTTGCGGTCGCCGCCAGTGGCGAGGAAGCCGCTCCCGTCGAGGAGAAGGACAGCTTCGACGTCAGCCTCGAGAGCTTCGGCGACAACAAGATCGCCGTCATCAAGGTTGTTCGTGAGCTCACCGGTCTGGGTCTGAAAGAGGCCAAGGACGCCGTTGAGGCCGCGCCGAAGGTCGTCGTTGAAGGCGCAGCAAAGGACAAGGCCGAGGAGGCCAAGGCCAAGCTCGAGGCCGCTGGCGCCACAGTCGTCCTCAAGTAG
- the rplJ gene encoding 50S ribosomal protein L10 yields the protein MPTVQKEELVVEIKGRFAESESVIMTDYRGLTVKEMQELRGLLRGAGSDFKVYKNSLTQIAMRELALPSLDEYLAGPTAIVFAGDDPVAAAKVLNTFAKTHKTLVVKGGLVQNRIVDADGVQAIAALPSREQLIASLLGTMQNPLVKIVRVLNGPAAAFARVLNAIAEQKKAA from the coding sequence ATGCCCACAGTTCAGAAAGAAGAACTAGTAGTCGAGATCAAGGGCCGGTTTGCCGAAAGCGAATCGGTCATCATGACCGACTACCGCGGTCTGACCGTCAAGGAGATGCAGGAACTCCGTGGCTTGCTGCGCGGGGCGGGAAGCGACTTCAAGGTCTACAAGAACTCGCTGACCCAGATTGCGATGCGAGAGCTTGCTCTTCCGAGCTTGGACGAGTATCTCGCAGGACCGACGGCTATCGTGTTCGCCGGTGATGATCCTGTGGCTGCGGCCAAGGTTCTCAACACGTTCGCAAAGACCCACAAGACTCTTGTGGTCAAGGGTGGCTTGGTTCAGAACCGCATCGTCGACGCTGATGGCGTTCAGGCGATTGCCGCACTTCCGTCGCGCGAGCAGCTCATTGCGAGCCTTCTCGGCACCATGCAGAATCCGCTTGTCAAGATCGTCCGGGTGCTCAACGGCCCGGCCGCAGCTTTCGCTCGCGTCCTGAACGCGATCGCAGAGCAGAAAAAGGCTGCTTAG
- the rplA gene encoding 50S ribosomal protein L1, whose translation MPKHGKKFREAASKIDKSRVYAPLEAARLAQEISTAGFDETLEVHFRLGVDTRQADQQVRGSVSLPNGTGKTVRVAVFAEGEKAREAEAAGADIVGSDDLVERIQGGFLDFDATVATPDQMSKVGKLGRILGTRGLMPNPKLGTVTQDVGRVIKELKAGRVEYRADKFGIAHVGIGKVSFESVALIENYRAVLDEIIRAKPSSSKGKYLKSITMATTMGPGIKVDTSKTRNLLEETAE comes from the coding sequence ATGCCCAAGCACGGAAAGAAGTTTCGCGAGGCAGCCTCAAAGATCGACAAGTCGCGCGTTTACGCGCCTCTGGAGGCAGCACGCCTTGCACAGGAAATCTCGACTGCGGGCTTCGACGAGACCCTCGAAGTTCACTTTCGTCTCGGCGTAGACACCCGCCAGGCAGACCAGCAGGTTCGCGGCTCGGTGTCGCTGCCCAACGGAACCGGCAAGACGGTTCGTGTCGCGGTCTTCGCGGAGGGCGAGAAGGCCCGCGAGGCTGAGGCGGCTGGTGCCGACATCGTCGGCAGCGATGATCTCGTCGAGCGGATTCAGGGCGGCTTCTTGGACTTCGACGCTACGGTCGCGACTCCCGATCAGATGAGCAAGGTCGGAAAGCTCGGCCGCATCCTCGGTACCAGGGGCCTCATGCCCAACCCGAAGCTCGGTACCGTGACGCAGGATGTTGGCCGCGTCATCAAGGAACTCAAGGCCGGTCGTGTCGAGTACCGTGCCGACAAGTTCGGTATCGCCCATGTCGGGATCGGCAAGGTTTCCTTCGAGTCGGTCGCCCTGATCGAGAACTACCGCGCCGTTCTCGACGAGATCATTCGCGCCAAGCCTTCGAGCTCAAAAGGCAAGTACCTGAAGTCCATCACCATGGCCACGACGATGGGCCCTGGTATCAAAGTCGATACCAGCAAGACCCGCAACCTGCTCGAGGAAACTGCCGAGTAG
- the rplK gene encoding 50S ribosomal protein L11, whose amino-acid sequence MAKKKKIVGFIKLQLNAGQATPAPPVGPALGQHQVNIMQFVQAYNAATADKVGTVIPVEITVYDDRSFDFVLKTSPASVLLKQIAGVPSGSATPNRTKVAKITNAQLREVAETKMPDLNANDIDAAMKIIAGTARSMGIEITE is encoded by the coding sequence ATGGCCAAGAAGAAGAAGATAGTCGGCTTCATCAAGCTGCAGCTCAATGCAGGTCAGGCAACGCCTGCCCCTCCTGTGGGCCCGGCGCTGGGTCAGCACCAAGTCAACATCATGCAGTTCGTGCAGGCGTACAACGCCGCCACCGCCGACAAGGTCGGAACGGTCATCCCGGTCGAAATCACCGTCTATGACGATCGGTCATTTGATTTCGTACTCAAGACCTCACCCGCGTCCGTCCTCCTGAAGCAGATCGCCGGCGTTCCGTCGGGCTCGGCCACGCCGAACCGCACCAAGGTCGCCAAGATCACGAATGCACAGCTTCGCGAGGTTGCGGAGACGAAGATGCCGGATCTCAACGCCAACGACATCGATGCCGCCATGAAGATCATCGCCGGCACCGCCCGTTCGATGGGTATCGAGATCACCGAGTAG
- the nusG gene encoding transcription termination/antitermination protein NusG, giving the protein MAKKWYVIHTYSGYENKVKTNLLHRIQSMGMDEKIFKVEIPTETVTDLKEGGKRVTSEKKVFPGYILVQMELDDESWYVVRNTPGVTGFVGSQGKPVPLSRDEFHRIMKRTESGVKQRTSTDLVEGMGVKVTSGPLADFDGIISEVNADAGKVKVLVSIFGRETPVELGFDQVAKL; this is encoded by the coding sequence TTGGCAAAGAAGTGGTACGTGATTCATACATACTCCGGTTACGAGAACAAAGTTAAGACCAACCTTCTCCACCGCATTCAGTCGATGGGAATGGACGAGAAGATATTCAAGGTCGAAATCCCGACTGAGACCGTTACCGACCTCAAAGAGGGCGGCAAGCGGGTCACCTCTGAGAAGAAGGTCTTTCCCGGGTACATCTTGGTTCAGATGGAGCTTGACGACGAGTCTTGGTACGTCGTGCGCAATACTCCCGGAGTCACTGGTTTCGTCGGCTCACAAGGTAAGCCGGTGCCTCTTTCGCGCGACGAGTTCCATCGGATCATGAAGCGCACGGAATCCGGCGTGAAGCAGCGTACCTCGACCGATCTGGTTGAAGGTATGGGGGTCAAGGTGACCTCCGGTCCGCTTGCCGACTTCGACGGTATAATCTCTGAGGTCAATGCGGATGCTGGCAAAGTGAAAGTACTGGTTTCGATATTCGGTCGCGAAACGCCTGTCGAACTTGGGTTCGATCAGGTGGCTAAGCTCTAG